TATTACTGAGAAAAGTAAAAGAGAACAATTAAAGAAGGATATGGAAAATGAGAAATTAAGATTAGATGAGTTAAAGGAAATAGATAGAATGAAGACTGAATTCTTTGCCAATATTTCTCATGAATTAAGAACTCCTATAAATGTAATTTATTCAGCATTACAAATGGAACAAGTTATGTTGAAAAATTTATTTGGAGAAAATGATCAGCAAGATAAAATGAGATATGTAAAGATGATGAAACAAAATTGTTATCGTCTTTTAAGACTTATTGAGAATTTAATTGATATAACTAAATTTGAAAATGGTTATGTTAATATAAATAAAAGTAATTATGATATTGTAAGTTTAGTTGAAAATGTTGTATTATCCGTAGCTGGTTATATTGAAAACAGGGATCTATCAATCATATTTGATACTGATATTGAAGAAAAAGTTATAGCACTTGATGCTGAAAAAATGGAGCGAATTATTTTGAATTTGTTATCAAATGCAGTGAAATTTACGCCAAGTGGAGGGAATATAACTGTAAAGGTTCATGAAAATAATAATTATATATTTATACAAATAAAAGATACTGGTAAAGGTATACCAGAAGATAAACTCAATTCTATATTTGAACGTTTCGTTCAAGTAGATAAGCCTTCTACAAGAAATCATGAGGGAAGTGGAATTGGTCTCTCTATTGTTAAATCATTAGTTGAGCAACATGGAGGAGATATATCTGTGGAAAGTAAAGAAGGTATTGGAACTGAGTTCGTCATTAAAATTCCTTGTGAAGTAATTCAAGGTGAATCTTGTAAATTTAATTTAGATGAACTTCAGATGAATAAGGGTAGTATTTCAAGAGTTAATATAGAATTTTCAAATCTATAGTTACGAATTACCTATCTTTAATAAGAGATTATAATATATTAATATTATAATTATTGAGGTATAGATTAATCTATACCTTTGGTTTTATGAATTTTTTTGATTTGCAAAAAAATCCATCTTATAGTTATGCTATGTTTAAGGAAGTATATAGATGCAAGATTTTATAAAAAATATTATTTTTGTGTTAAAATAGAAAACAAGAGAAATAAAAAAATGGAAATTAATAGATTGGAATGAAATAATGATGAAAATTAAAGAACTGAATCAAGAAGAAATAATTAAGGTATATAATGAACATATGATATTAGACTTCCCTAGTGAAGAGCTAAAACCTGTTGAGGTAATGCTAAATCTTTTAAAGAAAAAAATCTATATATGCTATGGGTTGTATGATAATGAAGATTTATTAGCTTATGCATTTATTGTAACTTTAAAAGAATATATGTTGATTGATTACTATGCAGTTTGCGAAAAACATAGAAATAAGGGGATAGGAAGTAAATTGCTAGCTATTTTAAAGGAACAATGTAAAGATTATAACGGTATTTTTGTAGAAGTTGAAAAAGTAGAAGAGGCTTTTGAGGATGCTGAAAAATTAATACGTAAGAGAAGGATAGAATTTTATGAGAGAAATGGATTTAAAATGACTAAAATTTCAATAGAATTATTTAAAGTTAATTTTTCTGTAATGTGTTTATACAACAAAAAAACTGAGGAGTCAGTTATTTATAAAGGACTGGAGGGTATATATAAAGAAATAGTTAAAGGTAAGCTTTATCTTGATAATGTAAAGCTTAGTTTGTTGAATTAATTTATAGGAGATATGTATGATGAAAGAATTATTAACAGTATATAATGAACAATTAGAAGAAGTAGGAATATTGTCTAGGGATGAAATCCATAAAAAGGGACTTAAGCACAAAGTAGTTCATTGCTGGATAATAGAAAGAGGAGAAATTGGCATCTATTTATATTTTCAACAAAGATCCTTTAACAAATCAGATTTTCCAGGTATGTATGATATAGCTTGTGCAGGTCATATTGATGC
The window above is part of the Clostridium saccharoperbutylacetonicum N1-4(HMT) genome. Proteins encoded here:
- a CDS encoding GNAT family N-acetyltransferase encodes the protein MMKIKELNQEEIIKVYNEHMILDFPSEELKPVEVMLNLLKKKIYICYGLYDNEDLLAYAFIVTLKEYMLIDYYAVCEKHRNKGIGSKLLAILKEQCKDYNGIFVEVEKVEEAFEDAEKLIRKRRIEFYERNGFKMTKISIELFKVNFSVMCLYNKKTEESVIYKGLEGIYKEIVKGKLYLDNVKLSLLN
- a CDS encoding sensor histidine kinase, with protein sequence MDLKSELWIDELQRIGKVGIFSYDRRKGIINVSDVVYELLGISDKCVRDKKGWLNVIHPKQREEIREYFRVIIETRQDFDKEFKILCESDNVERWIEFKGKVFCDKNGMAEKISGTIHDVSEIKKNEEKFKKLYMEFQEKESLLVSLINSIPDLIYFKDIYGSYLGCNKSFEKFSGLKREEILGNKDVDIFSEEVAKTFLCTDEKTVYSRKTYEFEEWVEYATGEKILLNTLKTPYYNPKGDILGIIGVSRNITEKSKREQLKKDMENEKLRLDELKEIDRMKTEFFANISHELRTPINVIYSALQMEQVMLKNLFGENDQQDKMRYVKMMKQNCYRLLRLIENLIDITKFENGYVNINKSNYDIVSLVENVVLSVAGYIENRDLSIIFDTDIEEKVIALDAEKMERIILNLLSNAVKFTPSGGNITVKVHENNNYIFIQIKDTGKGIPEDKLNSIFERFVQVDKPSTRNHEGSGIGLSIVKSLVEQHGGDISVESKEGIGTEFVIKIPCEVIQGESCKFNLDELQMNKGSISRVNIEFSNL